Proteins encoded in a region of the Nitrospinota bacterium genome:
- a CDS encoding nucleotidyltransferase domain-containing protein codes for MVDKTIVSSVRHYLKTVNDSGIRVTFGVIFGSHARGEATAESDVDVMVVSPKFDGERKLDDVGRLWHFASQFEANIEPIPCGEVQWRENESSPIIEVARQQGQIVRLADEG; via the coding sequence TAAAACAATTGTAAGCTCCGTCCGGCATTATCTTAAAACCGTAAATGATTCCGGCATTCGGGTAACCTTTGGCGTCATTTTCGGTTCCCATGCGCGCGGCGAAGCCACGGCGGAAAGTGACGTTGACGTGATGGTGGTTTCGCCTAAATTTGACGGCGAGAGGAAGCTTGACGATGTAGGGAGGCTTTGGCACTTTGCATCGCAGTTCGAGGCCAATATCGAGCCTATTCCTTGCGGCGAAGTGCAATGGCGCGAGAATGAAAGTTCGCCCATCATCGAAGTGGCGCGGCAGCAGGGGCAGATCGTCCGGCTTGCCGACGAGGGCTGA
- a CDS encoding sigma-54-dependent Fis family transcriptional regulator, which translates to MGARIITVDDDINILKSVEALLALRRHEVHPHLSGADALANLETVKPHMAIVDFYMPDGTGVELMKRLHEKDPALPVVILTASRDVNDAVEAIKAGAYHYLTKPIQPDELYSIVDKIAEGIALKEENRRLKEELNVRYRFDNVIGRSGALEEVFAVLDKAVRTKSTILITGESGTGKELIARAAHYNSSRAAGPFVKVHCAAIPESMLEAELFGIEKNTATGVAQRPGKFEMADGGTIFLDEIGEMPAAMQVKLLRVLQEREVDRIGSVRSKKIDVRVIAATNIDIARAVADKKFREDLFYRLNVFHIHVPPLSRRKADIPLLAEHFVKKYCDENGMPVKDVEPRAMEWLVERPWPGNIRELENVIERAVGVSDGGAINITDVADSYMVPASPVSAGAAFTPTAADDVPPPASGNGKNIDDRVAEFERRILLDALERNRWKQNKTAEELGISERSIWYKVKKLGIDVKKPEA; encoded by the coding sequence ATGGGGGCACGAATAATCACCGTTGACGACGACATCAACATATTGAAGTCGGTCGAGGCGCTGCTGGCGCTGCGCCGGCACGAAGTGCATCCGCACCTTTCGGGGGCCGACGCGCTGGCCAACCTTGAGACCGTCAAACCGCACATGGCCATCGTCGATTTCTATATGCCGGACGGCACCGGCGTGGAGCTGATGAAGCGGCTGCACGAAAAAGACCCCGCCCTGCCGGTGGTGATCCTCACCGCCAGCCGCGACGTGAACGACGCGGTGGAGGCGATCAAGGCGGGCGCGTACCACTACCTCACCAAGCCGATACAGCCGGACGAACTGTACAGCATCGTCGATAAGATCGCCGAAGGGATAGCCCTGAAGGAAGAAAACCGGCGGCTGAAGGAAGAGCTGAACGTCCGCTACCGCTTCGACAACGTCATCGGCCGCTCCGGCGCGCTGGAAGAGGTTTTCGCCGTGCTGGACAAGGCGGTGCGGACCAAGAGCACCATCCTCATCACCGGCGAAAGCGGCACCGGCAAGGAGCTGATCGCCCGCGCCGCGCACTACAACAGCAGCCGGGCCGCGGGGCCGTTTGTGAAGGTGCATTGCGCCGCCATCCCGGAATCGATGCTGGAGGCGGAGCTGTTCGGCATAGAAAAAAACACCGCCACCGGCGTGGCGCAGCGCCCCGGCAAGTTTGAAATGGCCGACGGCGGCACCATCTTTCTGGACGAGATCGGCGAGATGCCCGCCGCCATGCAGGTGAAGCTGCTGCGCGTGCTGCAGGAGCGCGAGGTGGACCGCATCGGCAGCGTCCGCTCGAAAAAGATCGACGTGCGCGTCATCGCCGCCACGAACATCGACATCGCGCGGGCGGTGGCGGACAAGAAATTCCGCGAAGACCTTTTTTACCGCCTGAACGTGTTCCACATCCACGTGCCGCCGCTTTCGCGCCGCAAGGCGGACATACCGCTGCTGGCGGAACATTTCGTGAAAAAGTACTGCGACGAGAACGGGATGCCGGTGAAGGACGTGGAGCCGCGCGCGATGGAGTGGCTGGTGGAGCGCCCGTGGCCCGGCAACATCCGCGAACTGGAAAACGTCATCGAGCGGGCCGTCGGGGTGAGCGACGGCGGAGCGATCAACATAACCGACGTGGCGGACAGCTATATGGTGCCGGCATCGCCGGTATCCGCCGGCGCGGCGTTCACACCAACGGCTGCTGACGATGTTCCACCGCCCGCAAGCGGCAACGGAAAAAATATCGACGACCGCGTGGCCGAATTCGAACGCCGCATCCTGCTCGACGCGCTGGAGCGCAACCGCTGGAAACAGAACAAAACGGCGGAGGAACTGGGCATCAGCGAGCGCAGCATCTGGTACAAGGTGAAGAAACTCGGCATCGACGTGAAAAAGCCCGAGGCGTAA
- a CDS encoding protein kinase — MSVELELTRIGRYQVLEKLGQGAMGVVYLGLDEMIDRKVAIKMLRLDKIKSDAERKKAYDLIFQEARIIGKLAHSHITAIYDMGVQDTSPYLVMEFVEGENIATAIKMQTPMSIAEKLKLVAMAARALHYAHQRGILHRDIKPANIMILPNHAPKIMDFGISRMKDAAAEAWGCGAGEEEGVILGTPNYMSPEQIRGKELDQRSDLFSLAILTYEWLGGRKPFIGPDLKDLLKSILKGTPDPLAKLVSGADNDLDAIIYKALEKERENRFRTTEEFSEAIELYLNKQEMRSATQSTVIFPYDKKKVVEQLRKNYFFFADFSDEELFSIFKMSGKERYNTGEAVIQEGTSGTKMYIIVSGLVKVVKDVNGKEVEFKRLGEGDCFGELAIIDKMPRSASVVAVDPTVVIAINEVVLRTSDPVLCLKLYKNLAAIISEKLRWSDARVLDLLTNQPEGTTQKI, encoded by the coding sequence GTGTCCGTTGAATTGGAATTGACCCGCATAGGGCGTTACCAGGTTCTTGAGAAACTGGGACAGGGCGCCATGGGGGTGGTCTATTTGGGGCTGGACGAAATGATCGACCGCAAGGTCGCCATCAAAATGCTCCGGCTGGACAAGATAAAATCCGACGCCGAGCGTAAAAAGGCCTATGACCTGATTTTCCAGGAGGCCCGCATCATCGGCAAGCTCGCCCACAGCCACATCACCGCCATCTACGACATGGGGGTGCAGGACACCAGCCCCTATCTGGTGATGGAATTTGTGGAAGGGGAAAACATCGCCACCGCCATCAAAATGCAAACGCCGATGAGCATAGCCGAAAAGCTCAAGCTGGTGGCGATGGCGGCGCGCGCGCTGCACTATGCCCACCAGCGCGGCATCCTGCACCGCGACATAAAACCGGCCAACATCATGATCCTGCCCAATCACGCGCCGAAGATCATGGATTTCGGCATTTCCCGCATGAAAGACGCCGCCGCCGAAGCCTGGGGCTGCGGCGCCGGGGAAGAAGAGGGAGTGATTCTCGGCACGCCCAACTATATGTCGCCGGAGCAGATACGCGGCAAGGAGCTGGATCAGCGCAGCGATCTCTTCTCGCTGGCCATCCTCACATACGAATGGCTTGGCGGCCGCAAGCCGTTCATCGGGCCGGATCTCAAGGATCTGCTGAAATCGATTTTGAAGGGGACGCCCGATCCGCTCGCGAAACTCGTCAGCGGCGCCGACAACGACCTGGATGCCATCATCTACAAGGCGCTGGAAAAAGAGCGGGAAAACCGCTTCCGCACCACCGAGGAGTTTTCCGAGGCCATCGAGCTTTATCTGAACAAGCAGGAGATGAGGTCCGCCACACAGTCAACCGTCATCTTCCCCTACGACAAGAAAAAGGTGGTGGAACAGCTCCGGAAAAACTACTTTTTTTTCGCCGACTTTTCCGATGAGGAACTTTTTTCCATCTTCAAGATGAGCGGCAAGGAACGCTACAACACGGGCGAAGCGGTCATCCAGGAAGGAACCTCCGGCACGAAAATGTACATCATCGTCAGCGGCCTGGTGAAAGTGGTGAAAGACGTTAACGGCAAAGAGGTCGAATTCAAGCGGCTGGGCGAGGGGGATTGTTTCGGCGAGCTGGCCATCATCGACAAAATGCCCCGCTCCGCCTCGGTGGTGGCGGTGGACCCGACGGTGGTCATCGCCATCAACGAGGTGGTGCTGCGCACGTCCGATCCGGTGCTCTGCCTGAAGCTTTACAAGAACCTCGCGGCGATCATATCGGAAAAGCTGCGCTGGAGCGACGCGCGGGTGCTCGACCTCCTCACCAACCAGCCCGAAGGCACCACGCAAAAAATTTGA
- a CDS encoding tetratricopeptide repeat protein has translation MADGKTPASPAEWVASIRGRRKETDLKGALEDCAKGLQAFPDSMDLLFIYGEVRIDCFNQTKKPEQLKAALVSFEKLLKANPRHYMANLLSARIYYKGRAWGRADEKLAAILKMSPADPRALELKAAVQKMKTPAKPASAPDAKEAAAAADAEEFGQEAMVKESIEGLQGGSEGEYENLITRFSIFARLEGVRGIHLIDHAGVEIKSVQKGDSAGLPNLATNVSNIFAASRLCMWKSGLGTFQRGTLLTPGGNIVIINVFYGLLALELDPEADLKAVEARVSRYVEALAE, from the coding sequence ATGGCTGATGGGAAAACGCCGGCCAGCCCGGCGGAATGGGTGGCGAGCATCAGGGGGCGGCGCAAAGAAACCGACCTGAAGGGGGCGCTGGAGGACTGCGCCAAGGGGTTGCAGGCGTTTCCCGATTCGATGGATCTGCTGTTCATCTACGGCGAGGTGCGGATCGACTGCTTCAACCAGACGAAAAAACCGGAGCAGCTCAAGGCCGCTCTCGTCAGCTTTGAGAAGCTGCTCAAGGCGAACCCGCGCCACTATATGGCGAACCTCCTGTCGGCCCGCATCTACTATAAGGGGCGGGCATGGGGCCGCGCCGATGAAAAGCTGGCCGCCATATTGAAAATGAGCCCGGCCGATCCCCGCGCGCTGGAACTGAAAGCGGCGGTTCAAAAAATGAAGACCCCGGCAAAGCCCGCTTCCGCCCCGGACGCGAAGGAGGCCGCCGCCGCGGCGGACGCCGAAGAGTTCGGCCAAGAGGCGATGGTCAAGGAGAGCATCGAGGGGCTTCAGGGGGGAAGCGAGGGGGAATACGAAAATCTCATTACCCGGTTCTCCATCTTCGCCCGCCTTGAGGGTGTGCGGGGCATCCACCTGATCGACCACGCGGGCGTGGAGATCAAAAGCGTGCAGAAAGGGGATTCCGCCGGTCTCCCGAACCTCGCCACGAACGTGTCAAACATCTTCGCGGCGTCGCGGCTTTGCATGTGGAAGTCGGGGCTGGGAACGTTCCAGCGCGGGACATTGCTCACCCCCGGCGGCAACATCGTTATCATAAACGTGTTTTACGGCCTGCTGGCGCTGGAGCTCGACCCCGAGGCCGACCTCAAGGCGGTGGAAGCGCGCGTCAGCCGGTATGTGGAGGCGCTGGCCGAATGA